A DNA window from Tissierellales bacterium contains the following coding sequences:
- a CDS encoding oligoendopeptidase F family protein: MIKKRLLSLLLVGAIISSSFVSFAAEATNRAEADAKYKWNLESLFSSSDDFKSELGALEKELKTMSKYEGNLNNVESVVKMTLDQERLYKRMSRLQTYASCKLSIDQTSNEAIELNFLVNQLASKFDEAFGYSDGEISELSEETIRAIMNDNRISKYRSYYDNFLDQEDSEMTEAQNAIQEVLSLSDALNQTPYDIYKRLVAVDQYPLPVVLEDGSEMVVTKEEAMEMMERNDEAEISALIKAINESSDKLNNAFATALSTKVIANKFQAEAREYSSTVEYLMDLEQIPKSVYDNLLQATNDNLKLVQEYYDIKKEKFGLDKMTYQDTARPLSDSFDRTFTYEEAVEILKKALKPLGEDYVRDFAKGIDNRWVDVYPGERKEQGAFAGPGVDEKPIVLMNFVGDYDSVSTLAHEMGHAMNYYYTQKKQNPQESDIPIFTAEVASIGNELLLNDYMIKNAESKDEKLYYLGKQIEWINSTFFTQVMFSEFENTLYEKVEAGEPLTADVLNDIWAKLSKKYDGKELEMSEDMETGWKQIHHFYEDFYVYKYATSLAASYKLVDPIIKGEEGAVEKYREFLAAGNVENAIDTLKSAGVDMTTKEPVDTLLSYYKELIETVRDTVK, from the coding sequence GTGATTAAAAAAAGGTTGTTATCATTATTACTTGTTGGAGCTATAATTAGTTCTAGTTTTGTTAGTTTTGCAGCTGAAGCAACGAATAGAGCTGAGGCAGATGCAAAGTACAAATGGAATTTAGAGAGTTTGTTTAGCTCAAGTGATGATTTTAAATCAGAGTTAGGTGCACTAGAAAAAGAGTTAAAGACAATGTCTAAATATGAGGGCAATTTAAATAATGTAGAATCTGTTGTAAAGATGACATTAGATCAAGAAAGATTGTATAAGAGAATGTCAAGATTACAGACGTATGCATCTTGTAAACTAAGTATAGATCAAACGAGCAATGAGGCTATAGAGCTTAACTTTTTGGTAAATCAATTGGCGTCAAAATTTGATGAAGCTTTTGGTTATTCAGATGGAGAGATATCTGAGCTCAGTGAAGAGACAATAAGGGCAATAATGAATGATAATAGAATTTCCAAGTACAGAAGTTATTATGACAATTTCTTAGATCAAGAAGATTCAGAAATGACTGAAGCACAAAATGCTATTCAAGAGGTATTGTCGCTAAGTGATGCATTGAATCAAACTCCATACGATATTTACAAAAGACTTGTTGCAGTAGATCAATATCCACTTCCAGTAGTATTAGAAGATGGAAGTGAAATGGTTGTAACTAAAGAAGAGGCCATGGAGATGATGGAGCGAAATGATGAAGCTGAAATATCAGCATTGATTAAAGCTATAAATGAATCATCTGATAAACTAAATAATGCATTTGCTACAGCACTCAGTACAAAGGTAATAGCAAATAAATTTCAAGCAGAAGCTAGAGAATACAGTTCTACAGTGGAATACCTGATGGATTTAGAACAAATTCCAAAATCAGTTTATGACAATTTATTGCAAGCAACAAATGATAATTTGAAGCTAGTACAAGAATATTATGACATAAAGAAAGAAAAATTCGGTTTAGATAAAATGACGTATCAAGATACTGCTAGACCACTTTCAGATTCATTTGATAGAACATTTACTTATGAAGAAGCTGTTGAAATATTGAAAAAGGCCTTGAAGCCGTTAGGTGAGGACTATGTAAGAGATTTTGCAAAGGGTATAGACAATAGATGGGTAGATGTATATCCTGGAGAAAGAAAAGAACAAGGAGCATTTGCAGGGCCAGGAGTAGATGAAAAACCAATTGTGTTGATGAACTTTGTTGGAGATTACGATTCTGTCTCAACGCTAGCTCATGAGATGGGTCATGCCATGAATTACTATTATACTCAGAAAAAACAAAATCCACAGGAGTCTGATATTCCGATATTTACAGCAGAGGTGGCATCTATTGGAAATGAACTGTTACTAAATGATTACATGATAAAAAATGCTGAGAGTAAGGATGAAAAATTGTATTATTTAGGAAAGCAAATAGAGTGGATAAACAGTACATTCTTTACTCAAGTTATGTTTTCAGAATTTGAAAATACACTTTATGAAAAGGTTGAAGCAGGAGAGCCATTGACTGCAGATGTTTTAAATGATATTTGGGCAAAGCTTAGTAAAAAGTATGACGGTAAGGAATTAGAGATGAGTGAAGATATGGAGACTGGATGGAAACAAATACATCATTTCTATGAGGATTTTTACGTTTATAAGTATGCGACATCGTTAGCAGCTTCTTACAAATTAGTTGACCCTATCATAAAGGGAGAAGAAGGAGCTGTCGAAAAATATAGAGAATTCTTGGCGGCTGGAAATGTTGAAAATGCTATAGATACTCTAAAGAGTGCGGGCGTAGATATGACTACAAAAGAACCTGTTGACACGCTTTTGAGCTACTACAAAGAGTTGATTGAAACAGTTAGAGATACTGTAAAATAG
- the prxU gene encoding thioredoxin-dependent peroxiredoxin (Most members of this family contain a selenocysteine.) produces MSEKFKIGCVRPQSSTEPSSESQETSVIQESKSEKGDSQKMIKVGKPAPQFTAAAYHNGEFVNLSLDEFRGKWVVLCFYPGDFTFVUATEVSAVAAKYGQFKDIDAEVLSISVDSVFVHKMWNDNELSKMTDGGVTFPMLSDQSGAIGRLYGVYDDEAGVEMRGRFLIDPDGIVQGYEVLTPPVGRDVNETLRQLKAFQYVRNTKGAEATPSGWKPGKKTLKPGPNLVGNVWKEWKPSDDE; encoded by the coding sequence ATGTCAGAAAAATTTAAAATCGGATGCGTTCGTCCTCAAAGCAGTACAGAACCTTCATCCGAAAGTCAAGAAACGTCTGTAATTCAAGAATCTAAATCAGAGAAAGGGGATAGTCAAAAAATGATTAAAGTCGGAAAACCAGCACCACAATTTACTGCAGCAGCATATCACAATGGAGAATTTGTAAATTTGAGCTTAGATGAATTTAGAGGAAAGTGGGTTGTACTATGCTTCTATCCTGGAGACTTCACCTTTGTTTGAGCCACTGAAGTGTCAGCAGTTGCTGCTAAATACGGTCAATTCAAAGATATCGATGCTGAAGTATTGTCTATAAGTGTAGACAGCGTATTTGTTCACAAAATGTGGAACGATAATGAGTTGTCAAAAATGACAGATGGCGGTGTAACATTCCCTATGTTATCTGACCAATCTGGAGCTATAGGAAGATTATATGGAGTTTATGATGATGAAGCAGGAGTCGAAATGAGAGGAAGATTCCTAATAGACCCTGATGGCATAGTTCAAGGCTATGAAGTACTTACACCACCGGTTGGAAGAGATGTAAATGAAACTCTAAGACAGCTAAAAGCCTTCCAATATGTACGCAATACTAAAGGTGCAGAAGCTACTCCTTCTGGATGGAAACCTGGAAAGAAAACTCTAAAACCAGGACCAAATCTAGTAGGTAATGTTTGGAAAGAGTGGAAACCTTCTGACGACGAATAA
- the tpx gene encoding thiol peroxidase, producing the protein MERTGLVTFAGNPVTLKGQEVKVGEKAPNFVAIKQDLSPYDFHKETEGKVVVISAVPSVDTGVCEFQTNKFNEEASKLSEDVQIVTISVDLPFAQGRFCGAHGIENIDVVSDYRDLSFGENYGFILKEFRLLERGIVVIDKDKNISHLEYVSEVTDHVDYDQALEAVKRAL; encoded by the coding sequence ATGGAAAGAACAGGACTAGTAACATTTGCAGGCAACCCAGTGACACTTAAAGGACAGGAAGTAAAAGTTGGAGAAAAAGCTCCAAACTTTGTAGCTATAAAACAAGATTTATCACCATATGATTTTCACAAAGAAACAGAAGGAAAAGTAGTTGTAATCAGTGCTGTACCATCTGTTGATACTGGAGTTTGCGAATTTCAAACAAACAAATTCAACGAAGAAGCTTCAAAATTATCTGAAGATGTTCAAATCGTAACTATCAGTGTTGATTTACCTTTTGCTCAAGGAAGATTCTGTGGAGCTCATGGTATTGAGAATATAGACGTAGTATCTGACTACAGGGATTTATCTTTTGGAGAAAATTATGGTTTCATTTTAAAAGAATTTAGACTTTTAGAACGTGGAATTGTAGTTATTGACAAAGATAAAAATATCTCTCACTTAGAATATGTTTCAGAAGTAACTGATCACGTGGATTATGACCAAGCTCTTGAAGCTGTTAAAAGAGCATTATAA